A stretch of Gorilla gorilla gorilla isolate KB3781 chromosome 9, NHGRI_mGorGor1-v2.1_pri, whole genome shotgun sequence DNA encodes these proteins:
- the ALDH3B2 gene encoding LOW QUALITY PROTEIN: aldehyde dehydrogenase family 3 member B2 (The sequence of the model RefSeq protein was modified relative to this genomic sequence to represent the inferred CDS: substituted 1 base at 1 genomic stop codon) gives MNIRTPVCHSSSQTPPIRVLIQARGGHSSKGTREPWKRMDPFEDTLRRLREAFNSGRTRPAEFRAAQLQGLGRFLQENKQLLRDMLAQDLHKPAFEADISELILCQNEVDYALKNLQAWMKDEHGPRTWXALLLDSVFIRKEPFGLVLIIAPWNYPLNLTLVPLVGALAAGNCVVLKPSEISQGTEKVLAEVLPQYLDQSCFAMVLGGPQETGQLLQHKLDYIFFMGSPRVGKIVMTAATKYLTPVTLELGGKNPCYVDDNCDPQTMANPVAWFRYFNAGQTCVAPDYVLCSPEMQERLLPALQSTITRFYGDNPQSSPNLGRIINQKQFQRLRALLGCGRVAIGGQSNESDCYIAPTVLVDVQETEPVMQEEIFRPILPIVNVQSVDEAIEFINRREKPLALYAFSNSSQVVNQMLERTSSGSFGGNEGFTYISLLSVPFGGVGHSGMGRYHGKFTFDTFSHHRTCLLAPSGLEKLKEIRYPPYTDWNQQLLRWGMGSQSCTLLRASHPPPTGHTEKPESSHEGLMLPTHIVPPDRRLPQPQVAGAVT, from the exons ATGAACATCAGGACACCTGTGTGCCATAGCTCATCCCAGACTCCTCCAATCCGGGTCTTGATTCAGGCCAGAGGCGGTCATTCCTCCAAAGGCACCAGGGAGCCATGGAAGAG GATGGACCCCTTCGAGGACACGCTGCGGCGGCTGCGTGAGGCCTTCAACTCAGGGCGCACACGGCCGGCCGAGTTCCGGGCTGCGCAGCTCCAGGGCCTGGGCCGCTTCCTTCAAGAAAACAAGCAGCTTCTGCGCGACATGCTGGCCCAGGACCTGCATAAG CCAGCTTTCGAGGCAGACATATCTGAGCTCATCCTTTGCCAGAACGAGGTTGACTACGCTCTCAAGAACCTGCAGGCCTGGATGAAGGATGAACACGGTCCACGAACCTGGTGAGCCCTGCTG CTGGACTCGGTCTTCATCCGGAAGGAACCCTTTGGCCTGGTCCTCATCATCGCACCCTGGAACTACCCACTGAACCTGACCCTGGTGCCCCTGGTGGGCGCCCTCGCCGCAG GGAATTGCGTGGTGCTGAAGCCGTCAGAAATCAGCCAGGGCACAGAGAAGGTCCTGGCTGAGGTGCTGCCCCAGTACCTGGACCAG AGCTGCTTTGCCATGGTGCTGGGCGGACCCCAGGAGACAGGGCAGCTGCTACAGCACAAGTTAGACTACATCTTCTTCATGG GGAGCCCTCGTGTGGGCAAGATTGTCATGACTGCTGCCACCAAGTACCTGACGCCTGTCACCCTGGAGctggggggcaagaacccctGCTACGTGGACGACAACTGCGACCCCCAGACCATGGCCAACCCCGTGGCCTGGTTCCGCTACTTCAACGCCGGCCAGACCTGCGTGGCCCCCGACTACGTCCTGTGCAGCCCCGAGATGCAGGAGAGGCTGCTGCCCGCCCTGCAGAGCACCATCACCCGTTTCTATGGCGACAACCCTCAGAGCTCCCCAAACCTGGGCCGCATCATCAACCAGAAACAGTTCCAGCGGCTGCGGGCATTGCTGGGCTGCGGCCGCGTGGCCATTGGGGGCCAGAGCAACGAGAGCGATTGCTACATCG CCCCCACGGTGCTGGTGGATGTGCAGGAGACGGAGCCTGTGATGCAGGAGGAGATCTTCAGGCCCATCTTGCCCATCGTGAATGTGCAGAGTGTGGACGAGGCCATCGAGTTCATCAACCGGCGGGAGAAGCCCCTGGCCCTGTACGCCTTCTCCAACAGCAGCCAG GTTGTGAACCAGATGCTGGAGCGGACCAGCAGTGGCAGCTTTGGAGGCAACGAGGGCTTCACCTACATATCTCTGCTGTCCGTGCCATTCGGGGGAGTCG GCCACAGTGGGATGGGCCGGTACCACGGCAAGTTCACCTTCGACACCTTCTCCCACCACCGCACCTGCCTGCTCGCCCCCTCCGGCCTGGAGAAGTTAAAGGAGATCCGCTACCCACCCTATACCGACTGGAACCAGCAGCTGTTACGCTGGGGCATGGGCTCCCAGAGCTGCACCCTCCTGCGAGCGTCCCACCCGCCTCCAACGGGTCACACAGAGAAACCTGAGTCTAGCCATGAGGGGCTTATGCTCCCAACTCACATTGTTCCTCCAGACCGCAGGCTCCCCCAGCCTCAGGTTGCTGGAGCTGTCACATGA